From the Polaribacter gangjinensis genome, the window TGTTTTCGCTTTTTTAAAAATGAAAATGCTTACTCAATTGCTTTTACAACTTGTTTTGGAGCTTCTTTTCTTGTGCCATCAAAACCATCAACTCCACCAACTGTAGTGTATTTCATTACATACTTTCTGTCGGGAAAAATTCGTTGGTAAGCACTTTGACACATTAATGTAGCTTCGTGAAATCCGCATAAAATCAATTTTAATTTCCCAGGATAAGTATTCACATCGCCAATGGCATAAATACCTGGAATATTAGTTTGATAATCCAACGCATTGTTCACTTTAATTGCATTTTTTTCGATTTCTAAACCCCAATTCGCAATCGGACCCAATTTTGGTGACAACCCAAAAAGCGGAATAAAATGATCTGTTTCTAATTGAAAAGGTGTTTCTCCATCTTTTGTAATCGTAACAGCTTCAACTTTTTCATTTCCTGTAATTCCAGTAACTTCAGCAGGAGTAATGAGTTTTATTTTTCCTACATTTTTTAATTCTTGTACTTTTTCAACAGAATCTAAAGCACCTCTAAATTCATTTCTTCTATGGATTAATGTAACTTCGGAAGCAACATTTGTTAAAAATATTGACCAATCTAAAGCAGAATCTCCACCTCCAGAAATAACCACTTTTTTATTGCGATACAATTCTGGGTCTCTAATGATGTATTCTACACCTTTGTCTTCAAAATCGGCAATGTTATCAATTAGTGGTTTTCTAGGTTCAAAACTCCCTAAACCACCAGCAATAGCAACAACTTTTGCGTGATGTTTAGTGCCTTTATTGGTTGTTACAATAAAGGTTTCATCTGCTTGTTTTTCTATGGTTTCAGCACGTTCACCCAAAGTAAACCCTGGTTTAAATTGCTTGATTTGCTCCATCAATTTATCAGTCAAATCACCTGCTAAAATTTCAGGATATGCAGGAATATCATAAATAGGTTTTTTGGGATAAATCTCAGAACATTGTCCTCCAGGTTGTGGCAATGCGTCAATTAAATGACAACGTAATTTGAGCAATCCTGCTTCAAAAACCGTGAATAATCCTGTTGGGCCTGCACCTATTATTAAAATATCTGTTGTAATCATTTTTTAAAATTTGCTTTTAGTTTGTTGCTTTTGACTTTTAGCAAAAAACTAATAACTACAAAGGGATAAGTTACACCACATTAATTACCTCTTTAATTTGAGGTACATACTTTTTAATTGTGGCTTCTACTCCATTTTTTAATGTCATTTGGTTTACTGAACAACCTGTACAAGCACCTTCTAATTGAACTTTTACAATAAAATCTTCAATAGATAGCAATTTGATGTTTCCTCCATCACTCATTAAAAAAGGACGGATTTCATCCAACGCTTTTTCAACATTTACAATTGTTTCTTCTGTTGTCATACTTATTTTTTTACAGCGCTACAACCACTCATTGTAGTAATTCTTACAACTTCTGTTGGTGGTAAACTTTCGTTTCTAATCAATAATTGTGAAAGCATTTCTTTCGTGATTTCTTTAAAAGAATTTTCTAAAATTGTTCCTTCTTGCAATGCCACTGGATGTCCAACATCACCTGCTTCTCTGATGCTTTGTACTAAAGGAATTTCTCCTAAAAAAGCAGTGTGAATGTCTTCAGCCAAATGTTTTGCACCATCTTTACCAAAAATATAATATTTATTATTTGGCAATTCTGCTGGTGTAAAATACGCCATATTTTCAATGATTCCTAACACAGGAACATTGATGCTTTCTTGCTGAAACATGGCAACTCCTTTTTTAGCATCTGCCAAAGCAATATTTTGTGGCGTACTTACCACAACTGCTCCATTTATAGGCAAAGATTGTACAATTGACAAATGTACATCACCTGTTCCTGGAGGTAAATCTATCAATAAGAAATCTATTTCTCCCCAATCTGCATCAAAAATCAATTGTTTTAAAGCTTTTGACGCCATAGGTCCTCTCCAAATTACAGCTTGATCTGGATTTGTAAAAAATCCTAAAGACAATAATTTTACGCCGTAATTTTCGATTGGTTTCATTTTCGAACGCCCATCAACATTGACAGA encodes:
- a CDS encoding NifU family protein; this encodes MTTEETIVNVEKALDEIRPFLMSDGGNIKLLSIEDFIVKVQLEGACTGCSVNQMTLKNGVEATIKKYVPQIKEVINVV
- a CDS encoding NAD(P)/FAD-dependent oxidoreductase; protein product: MITTDILIIGAGPTGLFTVFEAGLLKLRCHLIDALPQPGGQCSEIYPKKPIYDIPAYPEILAGDLTDKLMEQIKQFKPGFTLGERAETIEKQADETFIVTTNKGTKHHAKVVAIAGGLGSFEPRKPLIDNIADFEDKGVEYIIRDPELYRNKKVVISGGGDSALDWSIFLTNVASEVTLIHRRNEFRGALDSVEKVQELKNVGKIKLITPAEVTGITGNEKVEAVTITKDGETPFQLETDHFIPLFGLSPKLGPIANWGLEIEKNAIKVNNALDYQTNIPGIYAIGDVNTYPGKLKLILCGFHEATLMCQSAYQRIFPDRKYVMKYTTVGGVDGFDGTRKEAPKQVVKAIE
- a CDS encoding Mrp/NBP35 family ATP-binding protein; the protein is MSFKKQDIYNALEKITAPGEGKSLIENNNVTNVVTFGDEVIVDVTISNPSLQAKKKVEVEIMKAIHQHVHPKIDVKVNVAVEKPVVQENPNQIRGKEIPNIKNIIAIASGKGGVGKSTITANTAISLAKMGFNVGVLDADVYGPSQHLMFDVEKARPLSVNVDGRSKMKPIENYGVKLLSLGFFTNPDQAVIWRGPMASKALKQLIFDADWGEIDFLLIDLPPGTGDVHLSIVQSLPINGAVVVSTPQNIALADAKKGVAMFQQESINVPVLGIIENMAYFTPAELPNNKYYIFGKDGAKHLAEDIHTAFLGEIPLVQSIREAGDVGHPVALQEGTILENSFKEITKEMLSQLLIRNESLPPTEVVRITTMSGCSAVKK